TTACTTATATCTAAAGCTTTCATAGCAAAAAGACCGCAGGCAAAACCCATAGCCATACCACCGCATACATGCCCGTGAGTTGCAAGTGCAGCATAAAGCGATTCTTTTTCAGTATCGCTTACATTTATAGACTCTACCAATTCTTTATAAGTTTCAAACATAAACCCTTCCTTATCCAAAGTGTTTTTCATAAACTGGATATAGCTGTGTTTCTTCTTTTATCATTCTGATTTTTAACATACCATAAATTTTCCCAAAATCTCTTGCAAACTGAATCTTATCTGTTATACCTTTTTTGTATGTGTCAAAGAAATTTACCACATCTTTAGAAATTTCTTCCATCTCTTCTTTAAACTTTAAAACATTTTCTTCTACATTAACACCTTTGCTTTTTGCTTCATCAAACTTTGAGTATAGAAACCTATCTTCTTTATCAAGATGCATCAAAAATAGGTTTTTGCTTTCAAAAAGCTTTTCCTTGGCGCCTTCTTTGTCAATGTTGTGCAATTCATCAAGTAATGAAAAAAGTTTCTTATGTTCTTTAAGCAAATCATCAATCAATTTACTCATAATTT
This region of Desulfurella sp. genomic DNA includes:
- a CDS encoding hemerythrin domain-containing protein: MSKLIDDLLKEHKKLFSLLDELHNIDKEGAKEKLFESKNLFLMHLDKEDRFLYSKFDEAKSKGVNVEENVLKFKEEMEEISKDVVNFFDTYKKGITDKIQFARDFGKIYGMLKIRMIKEETQLYPVYEKHFG